DNA from Musa acuminata AAA Group cultivar baxijiao chromosome BXJ1-5, Cavendish_Baxijiao_AAA, whole genome shotgun sequence:
tcttttaactgctttgagatgagatatcttagggttcgattgaaacatagcacagaatcctacactgaacatgatatttggtctagttgtagtgaggtaaacttcctattatacccctataagttttttgatcgaagctttctccactttcatcaacttctaacttagtggaggtgctcataggagtgttaatagcttttgagctatccatattaaatctttttagcagatctaaagcatatttagtttgactaataaagatgtcattgcttagctgcttaatttgtaagtttaaaaaaaaagttaattctcctatcaaactcatttcaaattcaagactcatggttttagcaaaagattcacaaagagattcattcatagaatcgaagataatatcatcaacataaatctaaacaatgagaaaattattttcaaaattcttgataaacaatgtagtatcgatcttgccttttgtgaaattattttcaataagaaaagtactaagtctatcagaccaaacccttggggcttgttttaaaccataaagagctttagttaatttaaatacatgattatggaagctattattttcaaatccgggaggttgttcaacataaactttttcagaaataaagccattaagaaaagagcttttaacatcaatttgaaataacttaaaattattattactagcataggtaaggagtatccttatggcttctaatttagccacaggagcgaaggtttcttcgtaatcgatacattcttcttggttgaaacctttggccactaatctagccttgtttctaaccacgataccatatttatcttgcttgtttctaaaaatctatttagtaccaataactaaatggtcatttggcctaggaacaagctttcacacctcatttctctcaaattgatttaactcatcttacattgcaagaatccatgaatcatctttcatggcttcgtcaatacatttaggttcaatttaggagagaaaagcagtattggcacaaaatttttaagagaagaatgtgtttgaacccccttagatgtgtctcctaggattagctccttaggatgagcatctacatacttccaatccttgggtaaggatgttttggaagtggatgcatcaaagttgctagttggagaaggggttttatttaaattcaaagaatcaaaattaacatcatcatcaaaatcatttttcttgatttcagaaatctcattgaaaataacatgaatggattcttctataattaaagttcttttattgaaaatatgaaaatctttagaaatcgaagaataaccaagaaaaattccttcatcggatttagcatcaaattttcctaagacatctttttcattcaagataaaacacttacacccaaaaactttaaaatataaaacattgggtttttttttgttccacaactcataaggagttttggtgagtaagggtcttactagaactctattcaaaatatagcatgcagtgtttacggcttcggcccaaaaatatttgggtaggctatgttcattcaacatggtttttgtcatttcctttaaatttctattctttctttctactactctattttattgaggatttcttggagtagagaagttgtgactgtatccattagattcacaaaattcttgaaaatcacggttttgaaattcatcaccatgatcacttcgaattgatgaaatcataaaacccttttcattttgaataagtttacaaaacttggtgaaatatctaaagcattcatttttgtgtttcaagaaataagtccatgtgtatctactatagtcatctacaatgacgaaggcgtatttgctacctcctaggcttgatgtagagattggtccgaataagtccatatggatcaattgtaagggcctagatgtgcttatttgatttttagatttgaaactacccttaatttattttcctaattgacaagcatcacacacattatttttaatgaacttgatatgaggaattcctcgtacaagttctttggatgatatttgagtaattagtttcatgctagcatgacctaatctcctatgccaaaaccaagcatcctcattcaaaactgagaaacacatttcattgcaaagatcattgatgtcaatggtgtatatgttattttgtttaaaTGCaaccatagatgtgtttttgtgtggtttttcaatgatgcaagcattaggttcgaatttgacgatatatcctttatcacataattgactaatactcaagagattatgttttaaaccatcaactaacaaaatatcttcaataaagaagttggatttgttacctatggttcctttgccaatgattttacccttgttgttatctccgaaggtgacataaccttcgtctatgctagtgagcttagagaattgagatggatctccggtcatatgccttgagcatccactatcaaggtaccatctcttgctcctagcttgtgatggtgtatgtctctataagaaaggatattttttaggtacccatttacttttgggtgcctcaaaatctgcattgtttattatgttgcatagagtttatcatggttcctttaggaacccaaatcagtttgttcgggctaattttctttaatggacaatgatacgttttatgtccatgtttgcaacaaaagttgcatttgctttggtgccgaacatataagattgggccttttatgaaggtgattggattttggtgaggacttctcacaaatctgattccatttcttttgggaacgtgacccttatttgtaaggatcatgttcaaagacttgctaccaacctcgaatttcttcaaggagtccttaagtagcaagttctccttttaaagagtttctagatcatagcatttttcacattgagctaaactatcacgatattcagtttttaatttatcaaaattgctaacaagactatcatgcttatttttcagtaatttatattttctactaattgttttacatttatcaaataagtcatggaaggtatttaataattcatcaaatgataaatctgtatcaattaaatttgttacctcctctccgatggccattaaggcgtaatgagcaacttgctcggtgttggactcctcttcttcggacacactCGAGTCATCCTacattgctttgagcaccttcttctttgatgttttcttcttagcttagggacaatcacttttgtagtgtcccagctttttgcactcgtaacaaataacttggtcctttttgggttcaaatttatttttttatgtcatttttaaacttgtttctcttaatgaattttttgaatttctttgttagaagtgccaagtcattgtcacagtgctcatcatttgagttttctctcaagtgatcatctaaagttctaagtgtcatatccttcctgtactttggaaggatgtcttcttgctcttcatgagccttgcaagtcatttcataggtcattaatgactcgattagttcttcaagagggaagttgtttaaatctttagcctcttgaatagcagtgactttagggtcctaactcttaggaagggatcttagaatctaatttacaagctcaaaatccgaaaaactttttccgagtccttttagaccattgacgacattcgtgaaatgggtgtacatgtcgctagtagtctcgctcggtttcattcagaaaagttcaaaagaatgtatcataagattgatttttgactctttcactttacttgtgccttcatgagtcactttgagtgtatgccaaatatcaaacgcggtttcacaaaacgaaacacaattgaactcatttttatcaagcgcataaaataagacattcatagcctttgcattaagagcgaaagtcttcttctccaattcattccaattgatcattggaagagaagacttcaaaaatctattttcgacaagattccaaagttcaaaattcattgaaataaggaagatccttattcgggttttctaataggtgtagtctgtcccattgaacatgggtggacatgtaataaagtggccctcttggtttccggcgtatgccatctctcttgggttttaatccgtttgagagttaaccccgctctgatactaattgttaggatcaagagcactaagagaggggggggtgaattagtgcagcggaaaactttcgacgatttaaaacgacattcgtatgataaaaatgatttcggtaagaaagccgattcaaaaatcactttaacttgtgatcaagcgagatgtagttaaagtaaagataaagaggcagtttgtagttaagatagagaacagaatgtaattacAAATCGAAATATAACGTTtgtacaataaaagcgatttcggtatgaaagccaattcggaagttgctttaacttagattaggcgaagtgtaattaaagtaaagctatggaggcaatttgtagttaagatagagaacagaaagtaaatgcaaatcgagatttagagtggttcgatcaatcttgacctacatcaacttttggcttcctcctccgataaggccaccgacgtccactagaggccttccttcaataggcgaaggccaaccacccttttacagtttcacaccttttgacgggcttaggagacaacccttacagaattttctctcttctcttgaaagatcaaaacttggaagaaaagagggaggagaacttctagcctttataacacttttgagctctaaaaatcacatagtaagattggattttcggtgccctttcatgtaggaaagggtggggtatatataggccccaaactagtttgaatttggagcttaaaaatgtcttttcccggattttcggggtcttgacggtactacctcctaacagGGGTAGTACAACAActtgacagagctcaaagaccgtgctctggcggtgccaccgcctgactagggcggttccactgcccaatctcactcggagactgagcctaggcagtaACACCAcctgacctgggtggttgcaccgcccagatttcctgggagactaagctcctaggcggtgccaccgtcggctaggaaatctgggtccgaatgggctgatccgttcagcccaatttgggtctatcaagggcccaattgcccccagattaagttaataggatcacctcccattcctagcttaatctacatgctaactacgatatttctttaagacatttactataacttgctccggtgcgtcaatcgcttctttcaacgagcttccggcgaacttccgacgaacatccgacgaaccttcagcgatgctccgacagacttccggccaactcctggacttgtgacgatccacttggcgagttccaatgagcttctttggcaagctcctggacttcttggatttgtttctgtagaacctctaacgaccgtccggactttcgtcgagctctcgaacccccaacgtgatcatgatcttgactctggcgtaactcctgctgcatatctttcttccatcgtagttaatcctgcacacttatctcaacatatggattagataataaatgacgattgacttcatcatcaaaattcgagatttaacaatatGCACTGATCATCAGTATTTTCCTTAAAtctgaaggaagtaatggtattatgaaactttatatatcattgtttggaagcttgtttaaggctatAAATgtatttcttaagtttataagcccaaatttcttttcccttttctatgaatccttcagattgttccatataaatttcctcatccagatccccattcaAAAATACTATTTTCGCATCAATCAGATGTAACTCAAGataataatgagctactaatatcatgacgattctcaatgagtcctttctAGAAACTAAAGAAAAAGTCTCGTTATAGTCGATGcattctttttgaaaaaaacctttagccacaagtctggctttatatcgttcgatattgcccattGAGTCACGAtttgttttaaagacccatttataaccgactcttttacaattattgggcaattcaacgagatcccagacaccattctagaccattgattttaactcttctttcattgcatcataccatttttcagaatcattattttctgacttgtgaaaacgataaggggtctctttttattcctatatcataatttgattcttttagatatatcacataataatcagaaatgacatgtttctttttcctttgagatcttctcaaatctaccaattgtgattgttctacaagatcatcaataGCGACATCAATATCATGTTAGagtttgttgaaattattttgttgtttaccctcatcaatactctcattgatttgagaaacaataatttcttgaataggagatgatatgagagaattaacctgaatctcctcaatatcaaaattgatcttaTGAGATTTTTCACTCCTATTGATTTCGTTAATTTCAAGAAATTTTACAGTATCAGATTCTACTATCCTCGTACTataattagggcaataaaatttatatcccttgaatttttctagataaccaataaaatatcttgaAATAATTCTTGGATCTAATTTCTTTTTATGTGGATTAAATACTCTTATTTCTGTAAaacatccccaaatatgtaaatatctcagACTGGGTTTCCtactagtccataactcaaatggagatgATGGAACTGATTTACTAGGAACTCTGTTTAAGATGCACATAGctatcctaagagcttcaccccacatcaacttaagtatagaggaataactcatcatgctcctaaccatatctataagagTACGATTTTGCCTTTTAGCAATACCATTCTGCTGTGACACACctagtaatgcatattgagcataaataccccactgttctaggaatctagcaaaaggatcaATATTTTGACcggatccatcatatctgccataaaattcaccacccctatcagatctaaaaattttaacttttctatctaattgtttcctaacctcatttatgtacacttcaagagtatcaacgagtgacttttcatatattagataaacatagccatATCCGGACATgtcatctataaatatgatgaaatactTTTCTTCATTAAAACAAAGAATATGGAGTGGTTtgtagatatcagtatgaataatttcaatgagttctttacttcttgtggcatttttctttatatgtttaatttgctttcccttaatgcaatctatacaaatattaaaatcagtgaagtctaaatgtttcaaaatattatccttcactaatctttcaattcttttcaGATATGCCCCAATTATCTATGCCACGATATAGAAGACCttttattattgaaactatgtCTCAATCCATACTTGCAAACTCgagatccaaattaattatgtacaaacaatcacacagaattccagaaccaacttttattgaatcataaaatatcttgAGTTTACTACAaccaaaataaagataatatcttaactcatcaattctagatagagaaactaaatttctagaaatagtaggaaTATAACACGTGTCAATAAGATCCATCagatgacccgtctctaagcgtagacaaTAAGTCCCCActaatatcactttcgctttaagatgaTTTTCCATAATGATGAACCTCTTATATTCTTTTGGTTTCCGGATTGAAAGAAATCTTTGCATgttattggtaacatgagttgaagcaccaaatTCAATTCACCAAGTATTAGAACAAACTTTTGTAATGTTTAatttgaaacatacaaaggttgagttaatacctttcttttcgaaccaagttttACGTTTAATGcagtccttcttcacatgtcctttcttgccataaAAGAAGTACTTTATAGTAAagactttcttttcattagtctatttAACATTTCTAGACCCGGCAAATTTCTTTGATTgatgatgcttcaattttcttttcttgttatcagctccttgagtagtagtcataacattatatgaactttcctgcattaatctcaattcttcctaaacacacatgctagttaactcattcaagtcccacttatctttatttgtattgtagtgaatcttaaATGAGCCAAACTAAGAAGGAAGGGAATTGAGAATAAACTGtacgaggaaagactcatcaacattcatgcctaatgttttaagttttgcagctttgttagCCATATTAAGGATGTGATCTTGAATTCCTCGAGTGTTATCATACTGAACCGTTattagttctttcattaatgtgccagccaatgacttatcagtagatttaaatcagtcttcaataacctttaaatattcttgtGCGTTAGttacaatcggtaatgaagtctttatattatttgcaattgtcattcttatgaacattaaactaagtctatcaaATCTTTCTCGAGCTTTCATTTTATTAACTTGTTCTACAgttctttcatcagtcaagtctataAGCTTTTCAACAAACAATGCTAAATTAAGATCTAATACATCCAGTATAAATTTCACATACTCTAACCATTTTAAATAATTTGATACAGAGAGTACAGGAATGCTAGAAGCATATAAATGTATGGATGAtagtaccactgcaaaaatatagaataacattaatgctttaaatttgtcaaaatttgatgaactattgatatcatctatattacacttttgggtaaaatattgacatatctagtgttcactcaagaacatTTATGGaggattgttacctttgggtatataaccctaaactgcaaagatatccaaaacaatattatcctaccctatcacataattatttaaggtagattctcttttgagattatctaaatctcctaattatgtgtgccattatgaatattattttcttaatatcatttaggactaattccttaatattattttataaatcattagTCTAGGTCATTTTGGTGGttacaagaccaatacaaaatacaaaatataatttaaaatatcctataaatgataaaacttttattgtaattcacatcacAAAAGTTTTTCATCCCAAGCCACTTTCACAACTACAGATAAAACTTAGgatgataaattaaaaataatattcatcaaatttctttaatttatgctaagcaattcaatactagaataacaaccataataattattgaatattaatgctaaatagttcaataataaaataaaaactataataattaataaatattaatactaaataagttaataataaaataataaacataataattattgaacattaattagtaaaaaaaactcatatgataatcatgataacatataaatcatgtctttatgTGAAAAGTAAACAttattcataatttcatatatacatgtgaataaccaaatgaatattcaagaacaataattgaattttatttatcatatgtataatcaataattcatttgagaaaactataaaaactaaaccatgatttatattttttttaaatcaaagattaattccaatcaaatagtaaaaatataatcatgattaaattcaatcataattataatgaatcatatttatcaattttataattaagaatataaattaaaattctaaatttcatgagggtaaaactgtaaatatgttgTCAAAATTGAAATTCCTAAATCTGGAAATGGCAgaattataatttgataaaaccCTAGCCTTGAGGGTAAAACCATAAATatgtcaaaaccctaatctgccgccGCTGCACTGCAGCCGCTTGCGTGTGCGGCGCTGCCGTCTCgggcgctgccgctgccgccgcggggGCTGCTGCTGGTCGCGCGcggccgctgcggcggttcctgcccgcgcgCGGCCGCCGCCTGGGTGCTGCCTATGCTCGCGCGCGGCTGCCGCCTGGGCGGCTCTGCTCTCGTGCGGTCGCCGCCTGGGCGCGGCCAACCCGCACGCGGGTGCCGCCTAGAAACGGCCTATGCCTGCGCGCGGCTGCCGCTTAGATGCAGCTACTGCATGCGTGCGGCTGCCGCATGGGTGCGGTGCTGCCGCCTGCTGCCCGCGCGCGGCCGTTGCAGTGCTGCCGCTGCCCGCGCGGACGCTGCCCACGGCTGTACGCAGTTGAAGAGATAAAGGTGAATCATTGACCAAAATAATACATCAgtgtatttgatctcaagaatttAGGCTTTCATACTAATTATAAAGGCTCTCATACATAAAAATCTATAATATACTAAGTTAAATGTGAAAATAATCTTTATGTCTCATGAAATCAAATATTTAGATCTGATTtaacgatgcataccttttgTTCAGAGATCAAACAAGGCatgtctttaatccaagatcgctTAGTTTACGAGAGCAGAGGgaatctaattaattatattatatatatcttatcaaattataAAGAGCCACAACATCCAACAACAAAAGTATTTCACCGTTTACATTCACTTTTTCTCATCCAATGAATTCAAGTTGTCATTGCACAATAAGGCATTTTCACCAATTATGTATAAATCCTCTTGATTTCATATTGTTTTACGATCCTGAAATGGTTAGtgaccatgaaaatttttgttTCTACTCCCATAAGATTGCATTCCATGATAAACAGACAATGCCAAGGATTATCTCAACTTATTTTTCCTCTATCGACTCATGACTTTCCGGTATATGCAAGTAAAAATATCTAAAGAGTAATTACATGAAGAGAAATCTAAGCAACACATTTGTTTGAAGAATGTTGAGACTACAAAGAATCGTCACACACATAACCAGACATGATCATGTGACAAAGAAGGCGAGCTCTTCTATTACATTCTGAGTTCCTAATATCATGAAGCAGTTTTGTAGCAAAAAGGAACTTCGTCTTCCTCCGTGTTGTTTATGATGACTTACAGCAAGCTCCCATGAAGGACGAGATCCTCAAAAGGATACATGGCTTCCCATGGAGGAAAAGAGTCATAGCACAGCTTGGTTTCTTCAGTATCAAGTGCACTTGCCATAGAGGAGGCACAGAAGGAAGAGCTGCAGCTGCCTGAAGACTTGACCTGTGGTATCGTCTCTTCTTCGTTCGAGCTCCGATCACTTGGCATCCAAATGCTACTATGCATGAGACCAAATTCGTCTTCGGACACATCTGTGCTCTTCCCTTCTGCTTGTGGACGAGCATCGGCATGTCCATGATCATATCTCTCAGGCTGCTGATTGATGATGAGCTGGTGGGTCGCTGGATCCACGCGAAGGAGCTCGAGCTTCTTCTTGATTCGGGTGTTCCAgtggttcttgatctcgttgtcagtTCGGCCAGGGAAGTGTGATGCGATCTTGGACCATCTGTGAGCGCTCGAGGATTCAAGAACATGCATATTGTGTGAGGTGAGGATTTAACGGAGAGGGCCGGGCGAGGACGTACCTGTTCCCGAGGCTGGAGTGGAGCTGGATGATCTGGTTCTCTTCTTCCTCGGAAATGGCGCCTCTCTTGAGGTCAGGACGAAGGTAGTTAGTCCATCTCAGCCTGCAGCTCTTCCCACATCTCATAAGACCTACACCAAAAGCGAACACTAGTGATCAATCAAAGCATAAAGGAGCTTGATTTCACAGTCTTGAATGTCGTAGGAAATCTGCTCCAGATAACTCGATGATGAGGAAGAAGCACCAGCAAGCTTCGGCACGAGACGCCAACGGTGTATGCCGTTGTTGAGGATGAAGCTGATGAGCTTCTGGTCTTCCTCTGCTGTCCATGGACCCCTCTTCAGCCCGGAATTGTCACAGCACGGTCGCCTCCCCATGtccaacaagagagagagagagagagagagagagagagagagagagagagagagagaagcagcaCAGCAACAATGACAAGTGGAACAGAGTAGAAAGCTTTCGGTGCAAAGTTGATGGAAGTGCGCACTTTAAAGAGTCTTGAAACTTGGGGCCTCAAGATGCTGCCAGTTCATGTGCTCCTTAAACAAATGATTGAGATTTAAAGGCCACATGATTGAAGCCGGAGAGAGATTGCGAGCAATCACCTTCGAGAGTCTCGCCGAAAAGATTCTTGGACATGGTTTACACAATGCGGTGGTTGAGGAGCATGAAACAAGCACTCATCTctgctgttctctctctctctctctctctctctctctcttctgcctcaaggaggaggtggagTGATTCTTTATGAACCCTCTTCTTGTCTTCAGCTTGCCATCACACAGGCAAGAGGAGGACACGGCGCGCTTAAAGATGCTGCGATCCTATGAAGATTCCTGTCTTCCGCAACGCAACCTTCTCTGtcattcttcttcttttactcGGTTCAAGGTTGTCTTTGGTCTGATTTGTAACGACAATCTCATGATGTGATGCGCAAGGAAAATGAAGTATATCATAAGATATCTCTTGCAAAACCCAAGCCGCATATAATGAATGGTTTCCAAGTCTTTTGATGGTACAAATTAATTGCTTCTCGGTTCATTCTTATTCTATTTTTACTTCTTTTCCTTTCCACTCAGTCCAATGTTGTCTTTGGATTAATTTCAAAGACTATCTATCTCATGATACGATGCACAAGGAAAATTGAATTTTGTGATGAAGACATTTTTTTGCAGAACCAAAGTCTACAattgtttctttgatgatataatttatatactgtttctaatacatatctataCTTGCCAAGATTGGGAGCAACCAACCTATTATTGTTGTATATGTTCCTACGAAGCTGTAAGTCCTCCACATAAATAATCCCTTCATTTGACATCATCTACAAGTAGCTAAAGAAGAAGTCATAAAAGCTACACGTTTTCACAATCCTCCCAAAACCCAGCCAGCAGGCCCATTTCATTTTTTGGGCAAAAGCCGCAGAACCATGCGTTTTACATACCTCCATAGTAAATTTGTTGGATTGGATGGCACGGCACCACCTCATTGATTCCATGACAGTCAACATCTTATGCCAGTTTTTAATATCAATGCTCTAAAGAACCTCGTCCGGTGTCAATCAACTAAgtaaagattttgataatttatcgtAAATTTTTTTCCATCTTtggaaaagaataa
Protein-coding regions in this window:
- the LOC135675044 gene encoding MYB-like transcription factor ODO1; translated protein: MGRRPCCDNSGLKRGPWTAEEDQKLISFILNNGIHRWRLVPKLAGLMRCGKSCRLRWTNYLRPDLKRGAISEEEENQIIQLHSSLGNRWSKIASHFPGRTDNEIKNHWNTRIKKKLELLRVDPATHQLIINQQPERYDHGHADARPQAEGKSTDVSEDEFGLMHSSIWMPSDRSSNEEETIPQVKSSGSCSSSFCASSMASALDTEETKLCYDSFPPWEAMYPFEDLVLHGSLL